One Micromonospora sp. WMMD1120 genomic region harbors:
- the mutM gene encoding bifunctional DNA-formamidopyrimidine glycosylase/DNA-(apurinic or apyrimidinic site) lyase, with protein sequence MPELPEVETVRQGLAQWVVGRRIVSVEVRHPRAVRRHVPGAVHFADVLAGRTVLDARRRGKYLWLPLDSGDAIIGHLGMSGQLLIQPPGTADETHLRVRFRFDDDGPELRFVDQRTFGGLAVSEGGAELPAEIAHIARDPMDPEFSDAAFGAALRRRHTEVKRALLDQTLISGVGNIYADEALWRARLHGARPTDALTGPAAQRLLDHVRDVLAEAITEGGTSFDALYVNVNGESGYFDRALNAYGREGDPCRRCGAPIRREAFMNRSSYSCPRCQPRPRGSLRG encoded by the coding sequence GTGCCTGAGCTGCCCGAGGTGGAGACGGTCCGGCAGGGGCTGGCCCAGTGGGTCGTCGGCCGCCGGATCGTCTCCGTCGAGGTGCGTCACCCGCGGGCGGTCCGTCGGCACGTCCCGGGCGCCGTGCACTTCGCCGACGTGCTCGCCGGGCGCACGGTGCTGGACGCCCGCCGTCGCGGCAAGTACCTGTGGCTGCCCCTGGACAGCGGCGACGCGATCATCGGACACCTCGGGATGTCCGGTCAGCTGCTGATCCAGCCACCGGGAACGGCGGACGAGACCCACCTGCGGGTCCGGTTCCGGTTCGACGACGACGGCCCGGAGCTGCGCTTCGTCGACCAACGCACGTTCGGCGGGCTCGCCGTCAGCGAGGGAGGCGCCGAGTTGCCCGCCGAGATCGCGCACATCGCCCGCGACCCGATGGACCCGGAGTTCTCCGACGCGGCGTTCGGCGCGGCGCTGCGCCGCCGGCACACCGAGGTGAAGCGGGCACTGCTCGACCAGACGCTGATCTCCGGGGTGGGCAACATCTACGCCGACGAGGCGCTCTGGCGGGCCCGGCTGCACGGTGCCCGACCGACCGACGCGTTGACCGGCCCCGCGGCCCAGCGCCTGCTGGATCACGTCCGCGACGTGCTGGCCGAGGCGATCACCGAGGGTGGCACCAGTTTCGACGCCCTCTACGTCAACGTCAACGGCGAGAGCGGCTACTTCGACCGGGCGCTCAACGCCTACGGCCGGGAGGGCGATCCCTGCCGCCGCTGCGGCGCGCCCATCCGCCGCGAGGCGTTCATGAACCGCTCGTCGTACAGCTGCCCACGCTGCCAGCCCCGGCCCCGGGGTTCCCTACGGGGATGA